The nucleotide window AATCCTGGTATTGAACGGTTGAAAAAAATCTATTCGCTTTACGATGATGCAATTGACCATATGGAAGGAGTCTGCCAAAAAAAATGTTCCTCCTGCTGCACCTGTAATGTCACTCTGACAAGCCTTGAAGCCGATTTTTTGTTTGGCGCTTTGACCCTGCTGGAAAAAAAAGCGCTTCAGGACCGAATCAATCGTCATTTTCCAGAAAAAAGATATATTCCAAAAATGACCACAAACAGTTTTGCCCGACTGTGCATGGAAGGCAAAGAAATTCCTGAAGAAGAAAATGATCCTTCCTGGGGAAAATGCCCCTTGCTTGTGAATGACCTGTGTTCCATATATGAGGTCCGCCCCTTTGGCTGCAGGGCGCTGATGTCCCGAGTTCATTGCAGTGAAAAAGGGTATGCACAGGTTCCGCCCATTGTCTTGACCCTCAACAACCTGTTTTTACAAGCCATAGAGCATATGGATGAAAACGGGTTTTCCGGGAATTTATCCGATATGCTGACCCAGTTGCTTCCGGATAACACTTCTGTTAATTTTTCAGATCCCGCCAAAATACATGATAACGGCAGGTTTGTGTTCAATGAAAAAATTCCGGTTCTGATGATTCCGCCCGAGCATCGGGAAAATGTCAGGCCTGTTTGGGAGAAGCTTTATTATTATTTTTGCTGATTTTTAATTTCAATATACCATTCTTCTTCGCCATATAATTTTTCTGAGCATTCAGGACACAGCCCATGGCTGAATTCTGCTTCCGAGTGATTTTGAATATACTCTTCTATTTGATTCCAGTATCCTGAATCGTCCCGGATTTTTTTACAGGAAGCGCAAATAGGAAGAATTCCTTTTAACGTTTTGATTTCATCCAGGGCGGACTGCAGTTTTGTATTTATTTGCTCCAAATGGTTGTTCCGGTTTTTAAGATCTTTTTTTAATTTTTGAAGGGTCAGGTGGGTTTTTATTCTGGCCAGCAGCTCTTTTTCCTGAAATGGTTTTGTAACATAATCCACACCACCGGCAGAAAAACTTTTCACTTTGTCCTCCAAAGTATCCAGGGCACTGATAAAAATGATGGGAACATCTTTTAATCTTTTGTCTTTTTTTAATTTTTCCGCCACCTGATATCCGTTCATCACCGGCATCATGATATCCAGTAAAATTAAATCCGGTGTTTTTTTCCGGGCAGCAGTAATTGCCAGTTCACCGTTTAATGCAGGGCGGACGTTGTAGCCTTCATCCCCTAAGATTTTGACCATAAATTTTAGATTTTCCTGTGTATCATCAACTACAAGGATGTTTTTCCTGGATGCTGAAATTTTATTCGTCAATATGATGCTCCTTTTCCAGAA belongs to Desulfobacula toluolica Tol2 and includes:
- a CDS encoding response regulator, whose protein sequence is MTNKISASRKNILVVDDTQENLKFMVKILGDEGYNVRPALNGELAITAARKKTPDLILLDIMMPVMNGYQVAEKLKKDKRLKDVPIIFISALDTLEDKVKSFSAGGVDYVTKPFQEKELLARIKTHLTLQKLKKDLKNRNNHLEQINTKLQSALDEIKTLKGILPICASCKKIRDDSGYWNQIEEYIQNHSEAEFSHGLCPECSEKLYGEEEWYIEIKNQQK